The sequence AGCCCTTCCAATCCTCGCCACCCACTTCAAGCATCGCATCAATATCTAGCCCAGCGCTATCAATCGATGTGGCATCCAATGGTTTATCGAACATGTTGTCGACAGAGTCTTGAACGTCTTCTGAAAGCAACTCAGCCAGCGCTGTTTCATCAAAATCATCAAAACCTTCTAGAGGTTCGTCTTGCACCACTGTCGGCGCTGAGTTCGATTGTGCAGGCCCTGAATTTAATTCTGAAGCCGAGCTCTGTAACTCATCTGATTGTCCGAAAGCCGCCAGTTCAGGCTCTTTTGCATCTGATAAATCGTCTACGTCCGAGAAAGCGTCTGTATCTGAGAAATCATCAGCATGACTGAAGCTTTGCGGGTTTGAGAACAAATCATGTAGCGCGTCTTGCTCTTCGCCTTGTGGGCTAAAAGACGTTAATGGTGTTGGCTTCTCAGCAAACGCATCAGAGATAGCTTCATCTTCACCGTATTCAGGCAGATCAAGCACATCCAGTTCTACGTCTTGGTCTTCCGCTACCGGCTCAGCACTGCTTTGTTCAATATCATCTAAAACAGAGTCCGCTTTGGCGCTCTCTTCATCGTATTCTGGCAGATCCAGATCATCGAACTCAGATTTCTCTGTACCATCTGATAAGTCTTGCTCTAACTGAGCTTCATCAGGTTCGCTAACCACTTCCGCTAACGCATCGTCTTCACCAAACTCTGGAAGCTCGAAATCGTCGAAAGAGAACTCTTCTGACTCCACTGTCGGCTCTTCAGCTTTGATATCCGGAGTAACAGCGCTTGCTTCAGGGGCTAAAGCGCTTATTTCAGGTAGCGGGCTGACTTCAGGCTCAAGGCTATCTGGAGACTCTACAGACGTCGTTACAGGCTCTAACGGAGCTTGTATATCAGCGTCAGCAAAGGCGTCTTCTTCATTAAACTCAGGCAGCTCAAAGTCATCAAACGAGAATTCATCTTCGTCTTCTTGCTCTACCGCTTCAGCTTGTTCCGCGACGTCAGCTTGTGGTGCTGCTTCAACTTGCGGCTCAACATCTAATTGAGGTTCAGCGTCTAGTAGAAGTTCAACAGTAGGTGCTAGGGGTTCTGGTGTAACTTCAGCATCAACTTCTGCCAATGCGTCTTCTTCGTTAAACTCAGGAAGTTCAAAGTCATCAAAAGAGAATTCTTCTTCGCCTTCTTGTTCTACTTCCTCAACTTGTTCCGCCACTTCAACTTGTGGTACAGCTTCAATTTGCGGTTCAGAATCTAATTGAGGTTCAGCATCTAACAGAGACTCAACAGCAGGAACCACAGGTTCTTCCGTTACTTCATCAGTTTGTGCCAATGTTTCTTGTTGAGCCGTGTCATCTTCAATCAGCCAATCATCGTCTTCTGGCACACCGAACTCATTTGGAATGATTTCAGGCATATGCGCTGCACGAACTGGCTCTGGCTCTGGCTCTGGCTCTGGCTCTGGCTCTGGCTCTGGCTCTGGCTCTGGCTCTGGCTCTGGCAAGGATTCAACAACATCGTCGAGTTGATCGCTACCTTGAATTTTAGGTTCGAAGTCAAAATCAGAGTCAATGTTCGCTGGAGACTCTACATCGTCGATAGCTTCCGCTAACCAATCTTCAACCGTCTCTTCATCATCTTCGGAGATATCATTTAAAGACGATGGCGAAACTTCACTTGATACACTTAAAGCCGGTTCTAGAGCTTCATCTAATGGCATCTCAACGTCAGACACTGAGTTATCAGATAGCAGTGAATCTATATCCAGTTCATCGCTTTCATCAGGTGACATTGCTTCAGTTTGTGGAGTTACTTCAGCTGGTTGAATTGCTTCAGCCGATGGAATTACCTCATCAGCAGCTTGAGTTGATTCTGAAGGAGAATCGAATTCATCTTCTAAAACAAGATCTTCAGACCTTAAAGCTGGCTCTTCAACCGATGCTAATGCGTCGCTATCAGAAGACATCAACTCATCAATCAACGCTTCATCTGTTGTTTCTAGTGAGTCGTCAAGCAGCGCATCCGTTGCCGGTGCAACACCAAAGAGATCATCAATAAAGTCATCGCGATTAAAGTCTTCATCTTTTTCTGGTTTAACATCATCACTGTCTTGCGTAAGTTCCGACTCTAACGATTCTTCGTTAGCTAGTTCAGGTTGTGAGGTTTCACCGATGTCCGTTACTTGCTCAAGCTCGACTTCAGAAGGCTCTGTCGTTAAATGAGTAAGCTCAGCGTCTGAATCAAGGTCATCGTTAGCTTTGCCAAAATCTAAGGCAGCGTCCAACTCTTTATCAAACGCCTGTTCTTCTGATTCAAGCTCGTCTTCAATGCCACTTGTCAGTAAGTCATCAAACGGGTCCAAAGATTCTGATTTCGGTGCGTCAGCTTCATCTGTTGAAAGCGCATTATCTGACAATTCACTATCAAGGAAATCATCTAGTAAGTCAGTACTCTCAGCGTCGAGTTCGAAGTCATCATCAGAATCCCCGATTAGTTCATCCAAGGTTTCTGTGCTGTCTTCGCTGATATTCAACTCATCATCAGTCGACAAACCTGAAAGCTCTTCCAGTTCAGATAGAGCATCGAAACCAAGCGGTTCATCTTCAGACTCTTGGTCTGATTCACTGTCCAACATTTCGTCAAGCAGATCGGTAGAATTGCTTAAATCAACGTCGTCCCCTTCAAGTTGCTCATCAAGCAGATCAAGATTAGGAATATCAAGTGGTGGTTGTTCTGAAGCTGGCGCGCTCTGAGGTTGATCAGATAGTGCGGAGTCATCTTCGTTTTCTAGTGGCTGTTCAAACTGAGCCAAAATATTTTCGATGTCATCATCAGACGCTAAGCCGCTATTCAGGCTTGAGCTAATCTCATCATCGTTATCAAGGTCAAACGGGTCATTACCTTGTTCATTTTGCGCTGCAACTTGAGCAAAGATATCGTCAATATCATCATTGGCTGTCGGTGCCGCTGGCTCAGGGTTTTGTTGTTCAGAGATTAAGGCATCGATATCAAAATCATCGGTACTTAAATCGGTTGAAGCTGAACCACCCTGCTGCTCAGAGATAAGAGCATCAATGTCGAAATCATCGGTCGCTGACGTGCCAATAGCTGGAGTCACATCGTTTTGTTCTTCCGATATCAAGGCATCAATGTCAAAGCTGTCATCGTCTTCGTCATCAAGCGCGAATAAATCATCCAATAACGATTGATCTAGTTCATTCGAACCTAAATCTTCCGTTGCTGATTCTTGAGCGAGTAGAGCTTCGATATCATCGGCAGACATTGGATTATCATCAGAAAGATCGAAATCACCTTCATCGGAATCCAGCGCACTTTCAGCCGTTTCGTCTAACGCACGCTCCATCTCTTCGAGGCCAAGCGCTTTCTCTTCACCATTAACGCTGATGCCATTGCTGCTGTCTAAATCAAGATCATCAAAGTTCGTATCTAAGTCGCCGTTTTCTCCGATGCTCGCAAATGGGTCATCGTCTTCACCATCTAGGTTGAAGTCCAAATCAGCGTCATCTAAGCCAGCAAAGATATCGTCTTCTTGGGCAAGTGCTTCATCGTCAAATAACTTGTTAGCATCATCCTCGGTACCAAACAATTCATCATCGAGAGACAATTCGTTATCAAGGTCGTCCATTTCATCGCCTAAGGTGATTGGCGCGACACTGCTTGGTTGAGGCTGAATAGGTTGTTCTTGAGTTGTTTGTTGCTGCTCATCGTTTTTAGAACGACGACCTAACAGCATCACAATGATCAGACCAAGCAACAAGCCAGGAATAATCGCAAGTGCGGCAACGAGCCAACCATTAGACAACAGCTGATCCATGGCACTTGGCGCCATTTTTTCGATTTCAGCGTTCTTTCTTTTCTCTTCCGCGAGTAACTTTTCAACTTCGCTACGTATACGGTCTTCATCACTGAGTTCGGTCTTTAGACCATCTACTTCAGACTGAACATTCGATAGCATCAAACGAAGTTGGTGGTTTTTCTCTTCCAGAGATAACAGCTCAGTTTCAGAAAGCTCTAGCTGCTTCTCAAGGTGGTTCATTTCCTTGGCACCCGTTAGCGGCTTATTACTAACTATCTCTTTATTACCAATTATCGATTTATCGACAACTTTAGGTTCGCTAACCTTGGCTGTAGATTGTGCATCTTTAGGTGCTACATCAGTACGACTTGGTGCTTGAGTGTTTTTTGGTTTGGCGGCAGCCGCTTTTGTGGTCGGCTTATCAAGCTTCGCGAGATGCGAGTTCATAATATTGATGGCTTGCTGCGTTGAACTTGCGCGAGTTTGTTCTAAAGAAGGCACACGTAAGTTGCTGGCAGGCAGCAGGCTATGGATATTCTGGTTTTCAAACGCTTGTGGGTTTAAGCGATAAATTGCCAACAGGGTTTGTTGGACTGAAACGGAACTATCAGGGCGTAAATTTGAAGCAATAGACCATAGCGTTTCTGAGTCACGAGTTGGACCATAGAAACGAGAAGGCTCAGCGCTATTTGATTGCGCTCTTTGAAGAGGTTCTGAAAACGTAGGCGCTGATTGTATCTGGCCATTAGGCCCTACAACTCGAATGGAATCTGCACGAACAACGGAAATCTGAGTCGCAATGATAAAGGCAAAAGGCATTAACCACGGCTTGAAAATTTGAAACATAAAAGGCTCAGCTAGGTGCTTAAATTCGGAAAAGTGATGATCTATTAAATATATCGGATAAATGACGTAAAACTATAGAGATGAAAACAAAAAATGTGTTGCAGCAACAATATTCGCAGCAATTTCACACAATTTGACTAACAATATTTTCAATCGATTAAAAAAGCCCCACTAAAGAGTGAGGCTTGATAATCAAAGCAATGAAGCTTAGAAGTAATCGCGAATAAGCAATTCTGCGATTTGAACTGCGTTGGTTGCTGCGCCTTTGCGTACGTTATCAGCGACTACCCACATGTTCACACCGCTGTGATGGCTGATATCGTTACGAATACGACCAACCATTACGTGATCTTTACCACCTGCATCACGAACTTGAGTTGGGAAGTCTAGCGCTTGGAATACTTCAACACCTTCTGTGTTCTCTAGAAGCTGAACCACTTGCTCAGCAGCGATTGGCGCACGAGTCTCGATGTGTAGAGATTCAGCGTGACCGTAGAACACAGGAACACGAACACAAGTCGGGTTCACTGTAATTGAAGAGTCAGCAAAGATCTTTTGAGTTTCCCAAACCATCTTCATTTCTTCACGTGTGTAGCCGTTCTCTGTAAATTCATCGATTTGAGGAATACAGTTAAACGCGATCTGCTGTGAAAATGCTGACTTGTCAGCTGGCATGCCGTTAAGAAGCTTAGCAGTTTGACCTGCAAGTTCATCGATACCCGGCTTACCTGCACCAGACACAGATTGGTAAGTTGAAACGTTAATACGCTCAAGACCCACTTCATCGTGAATTGGCTTAAGTGCTACTACCATCTGAATAGTAGAACAGTTAGGGTTCGCGATGATGTTGCGGTTGCGGAACTCAGCAATCGCTTCAGGGTTCACTTCTGGCACAACCAGAGGAACATCGTATTCATAGCGGAAACGTGATGTGTTATCGATAACAACCACACCTTCGTCAGCCGCAATTGGAGCCCAACGTTCTGAAAGCTCGCTACCTGCAGAGAAAAACGCAATATGTACTTGAGACCAATCGAAGTCTTCTACATTTTGTACTTGTATTGTTTTGCCGTTAAAACGGGAAGTTTTGCCTTCACTACGTTCACTTGCTAGTAAGTGCATTTCACCGACAGGGAATTTACGCTCTTTAAGTACTTCAAGAATGGTTTCACCAACCGCACCAGTCGCACCTAAAATAGCAATATTAAATTCTTGGCTCATTGTTTCTCTCTTTTATAAAGTTGGCTTTACCATAAAACCGAGTTTAGATAACGGCGTTAAATTACAAGATTCGTCGCCAGTTAACTCGACTGCACTGTACTCTCTGCGGTCCCAATATTCTTTACGCATCTTGTCAAAAGAACCCGGCGTAGAGATATTGCGACGGAATAAGGCGTCATCTTTGCGCACATCATAGATCAACTGAGTCAAATTGTGCAGTGTTGCTTCATCCCAAGCTCTATCTAATTTCATTTGAGGAACAGGCGCGATAGGAAGTAAGTCACTCGCATAAGCACGTAACTCGTTGCCTAAAAACTCACAATAGCTGTTAAAGATCATGGTGGTACCACGCGCTTTACCTTCTAAACCGTAGCCAGCAACGTGTGGAGTTGCAAAGGCCAACAGTGGAAGTAATTCCATATCAACTTCTGGTTCAAATTCGAATACGTCTAACGCAGCAGTGAAACCATCGGCTTTTTGCAGACGAGCTTTCAACGCTTGGTTGTCGACAATCGGGCCACGCGCAGCATTAATTAGGATTTGATCTGCACGGAAGTTATTCAGCACTTTTTCGTTGATCATGTGGTGCGTTGGAAATTCGCCCGTTTTGGTGATAGGCGTATGCAAGGTAATTACGTCAGATTGTTCTAGCAACGTTTCAAGGTCGGTGAACTCACGAGCATCACCCTCTTGTTGTTTTAGAGGATCGTTCAGCAGTACTTTGATACCAATGCCTTCAAGGCATTTTGCTAAGTAACTACCCACTTGACCAGCACCAACAATACCTACTGTTTTGTCAAAAACAGAAAAGCCTTGTTGCTGAGCCAGCACCATCATCGCACTGAACGCATACTCAGCCACTCCCACCTTGTTACAGCCAGGCGCTGCGGTGAAGAAAATGCCACGCTCTTTCATCAATTCTTGGTCAACGTGATCCATACCCGCCGTTGCGGTTCCAACAAATTTAAGCTTGTTCGCTTTGCTGATCAGCGCTTCATTGACCTTAGTCACCGAGCGAATCATCAGAGCATCTACGTCAACAAGATCGTCAGCGGTTAGCGTTCGACCGGACTTCATTGTCACTTCACCTAGCTGGCTAAAAAGCGCTTCAGCATAAGGCATATTTTCATCGATTAAGATTTTCATTGGGAAGGTACTTTCGTTGGGGTCTGTCGACCTTAAATGTGAATTGAAATGATTGTGCAAAATTCCACACACGGTGTCGAGTAGCAATTGGAATACATTATGAATAAAGGGCTGAATCACCTAGCCTGCACAAACAAGAACTGGATTAATCGTCGATACCCAAAATCAAAAGGCTAAAATCAGAAGACCAAAACGAAAAATGCCCGATTGAATAAACAATCGGGCAAACATCCAGAACAAAAGGATCCTATCTCGCTCTCCAGGAGACAGAGTCTTGCGTCTGTTCAACCAGTAGTAACTAAGTCACTACTGATCAAGCTCTGGAAACCTTTCAACTTTTAAAACTAAGCTTAAAAGCTACTTTCTAAAGCGAAGCTTAAAAAAACCATGTTTAAAAAGCTATGTTCTGATGGTCATGATTACTGGGTGACCTGTGCGTGTTGAATCTGCACTCACATCACCCATTAATGATTAACCTTTTATTAATTTAACCTTGGCTTCAATTAACCTTGGTATTTTTTGATTACTAGCGTTGCGTTCGTACCACCGAAACCAAAGCTGTTAGACATAACCGTTGTTAGCTCTTGTTCACGAGCTTCCGTTACGATGTCTAGGCCTGCGCCTGCTTCGTCTAGGTTTGCAACGTTAATGCTTGGTGCGATAAAGCCGTTATCAAGCATTAGTGTTGAGTAAATTGCTTCGTGTACACCAGCTGCACCTAGAGCGTGACCTGTCATCGCTTTAGTTGCTGAGATTGCTGGGCTGTTGCCGCCAAAGACTTCTTGGATAGCGCCAAGTTCTTTAACGTCACCAACAGGAGTTGAAGTACCGTGAGTGTTCACGTAGTCAACGCCGTCAACGTTTTGCATTGCCATCTTCATACAACGAACCGCGCCTTCACCAGAAGGAGCAACCATGTCGTAGCCATCTGAAGTTGCGCCGTAACCCACGATCTCGCCGTAGATTTTTGCGCCACGAGCAACTGCGTGCTCAAGTTCTTCGATAACTAGCATGCCGCCGCCACCAGAGATAACGAAACCGTCACGGTCTGCATCGTAGGTACGAGAAGCAAGTTCAGGAGTGTCGTTGTACTTAGTAGAAAGTGCGCCCATTGCGTCGAACATCATAGTCAGAGACCAATCCAGTTCTTCACCGCCACCAGCGAATACAACGTCTTGTTTACCCAGTTGGATAAGCTCCATTGCGTGACCAATACAGTGTGCAGATGTCGCACATGCAGAACTCATAGAGTAGTTCACGCCACGGATTTTGAATGGTGTAGCAAGACAAGCAGAAACCGTAGAAGCCATTGTACGTGGAACCATGTATGGACCAACGCGCTTAACGCCTTTTTCACGGATGATGTCTACAGCGTTAACCTGGTTTAGAGATGAAGCACCACCTGAACCCGCAACGATACCTGTGCGGTCATTAGATACTTGATCTTCAGTTAAACCAGAGTCAGCAATTGCTTGCTCCATTGAAAGATATGCGAATGCCGCTGCATCACCCATAAAGCGCATTTTTTTGCGATCGATATGGTCAGCAGGGTTCATTTTCAGGTTACCCCAAACTTGAGAGCGCAAGCCATTTTCCTTGAACTGCTCTGAAGCGGTAATACCTGATTTACCCTCTTTCAGTGATGCTAAAACTTCTTCGACGTTGTTACCGATACTTGAAACAATACCCATACCGGTGATTACGACTCGTTTCATGTGACATTCCTATAATTCTAAATTCAGCTAGATGATAACTAAGAAGCCTAACAAAAGTGGTCAGCTTTCCTAGAAATTCGTACAATCCCTACCAACATATCGCTTCAAATCACAAAATGATAGATTTTATGACTTCAATTACTAATGCAGAACTGGAATGGAATGAGTCTGGCACGCCAGTTTCAGACCAATTTGACGACGTTTACTTCTCTAATGTTAACGGTTTAGAAGAAACTCGCTACGTCTTTTTAAAACAAAACCACCTTCCAGAGCGTTGGGTTGAACATCAACAACGCCGTTTTGTGATTGCTGAAACCGGTTTTGGTACAGGTTTAAACTTTCTCGCAGTCTGGCAATGGTTCGATGCTTTTCTTAAAGATAACCCACAAGCTATGACCAAAGAGTTACATTTCATCAGTTTTGAAAAATATCCTTTAAATAAAGATGATCTGATCAAAGCGCACCAATCTTGGCCAGAATTAGCCCAGTATGCGACGCAACTCCAAGAACACTATCCGATTGCTCTGCCGGAATGTCACCGCATTGTGTTGGGCGATGGCGCGATCACACTCGATTTATGGTTTGGTGATATTAAAGATTGTATGCCAAACGTGCCGACCCCGCAGGAAGGTTTGGTTGACGCTTGGTTCTTAGATGGCTTTGCGCCAAGTAAGAACCCTGAAATGTGGAATCAAAACCTATTTAACGGCATGGCCAAACTGGCAAAACAAGATTGCAGCTGTGCAACGTTTACTGCTGCTGGTTTTGTTCGCCGCGGTTTAATCGAAGCTGGTTTTGCGATGAAGAAAGTTAAAGGCTTTGGAACTAAGCGGGAAATGATTGCCGGCCGACTTGATGAGAAGCACGCTCACACCAACATCAAACCTTGGTATGGCTTAGCTCAACACAGTGATTCACAAGATATCGCCATTATTGGTGGTGGTGTTGCCAGTGCTGCGCTTGCAAAAACATTAAGCCGACGCGGTAAAGACATCACGCTTTATTGTGAACACCAACAAGCCGCAGGAAATGCCTCTGGTAACAACCAAGGTGCGATTTATCCGCTACTCAGCGAAGCGACATCCAATGTTTCAAGAATATTTGGCCCAGGCTTATTGTTTGCCCGCCAATTTATCAATCAAGCAGCGCAATCGGTGAACTTTGATCACAACTGGTGTGGCGTGAATATCTTGATGTGGGATGAAGGTTCAACTAAAAAGCTCAACCGCATGTTGGAAGGCAATTTCCACACAGACTTGATCCAGCGCTTAACGCCCGAACAAGCGAACGAAAAGATTGGCTTACCGGTTGATAAAGAGAGTGTTTACTTCCCATTGGGTGGTTGGTTAAGTCCTCTTCAACTTACTCAAGGTTTGATTGGTAAATTAGAAGAAACCAACCAAGTAAGCGCGCACTATCAACACCAAGTGACGCAACTTGAGTGGTTAGAAGCAGAGCAACAATGGCTACTAACAATTGAGACACCTCACGGTGAAATTCAAACTAAGCACGACCAAGTGGTTGTCGCGAATGGACACAAGTTCACTCAATTTGAACAAACTCGTCCCGTACCTCTGACGCCAGTTAAAGGGCAAGTGAGTCATATCCCGACCACAGAAAATCTCAGCCAGCTAAAAACGGTGTTGTGCTTTGATGGCTACTTAACGCCACAAAACCCAAATAACGGCCACCACTGTATTGGCGCGAATTACGATAAAACCAATATCGACCA is a genomic window of Vibrio sp. FE10 containing:
- the fabB gene encoding beta-ketoacyl-ACP synthase I, which encodes MKRVVITGMGIVSSIGNNVEEVLASLKEGKSGITASEQFKENGLRSQVWGNLKMNPADHIDRKKMRFMGDAAAFAYLSMEQAIADSGLTEDQVSNDRTGIVAGSGGASSLNQVNAVDIIREKGVKRVGPYMVPRTMASTVSACLATPFKIRGVNYSMSSACATSAHCIGHAMELIQLGKQDVVFAGGGEELDWSLTMMFDAMGALSTKYNDTPELASRTYDADRDGFVISGGGGMLVIEELEHAVARGAKIYGEIVGYGATSDGYDMVAPSGEGAVRCMKMAMQNVDGVDYVNTHGTSTPVGDVKELGAIQEVFGGNSPAISATKAMTGHALGAAGVHEAIYSTLMLDNGFIAPSINVANLDEAGAGLDIVTEAREQELTTVMSNSFGFGGTNATLVIKKYQG
- a CDS encoding FimV/HubP family polar landmark protein, encoding MFQIFKPWLMPFAFIIATQISVVRADSIRVVGPNGQIQSAPTFSEPLQRAQSNSAEPSRFYGPTRDSETLWSIASNLRPDSSVSVQQTLLAIYRLNPQAFENQNIHSLLPASNLRVPSLEQTRASSTQQAINIMNSHLAKLDKPTTKAAAAKPKNTQAPSRTDVAPKDAQSTAKVSEPKVVDKSIIGNKEIVSNKPLTGAKEMNHLEKQLELSETELLSLEEKNHQLRLMLSNVQSEVDGLKTELSDEDRIRSEVEKLLAEEKRKNAEIEKMAPSAMDQLLSNGWLVAALAIIPGLLLGLIIVMLLGRRSKNDEQQQTTQEQPIQPQPSSVAPITLGDEMDDLDNELSLDDELFGTEDDANKLFDDEALAQEDDIFAGLDDADLDFNLDGEDDDPFASIGENGDLDTNFDDLDLDSSNGISVNGEEKALGLEEMERALDETAESALDSDEGDFDLSDDNPMSADDIEALLAQESATEDLGSNELDQSLLDDLFALDDEDDDSFDIDALISEEQNDVTPAIGTSATDDFDIDALISEQQGGSASTDLSTDDFDIDALISEQQNPEPAAPTANDDIDDIFAQVAAQNEQGNDPFDLDNDDEISSSLNSGLASDDDIENILAQFEQPLENEDDSALSDQPQSAPASEQPPLDIPNLDLLDEQLEGDDVDLSNSTDLLDEMLDSESDQESEDEPLGFDALSELEELSGLSTDDELNISEDSTETLDELIGDSDDDFELDAESTDLLDDFLDSELSDNALSTDEADAPKSESLDPFDDLLTSGIEDELESEEQAFDKELDAALDFGKANDDLDSDAELTHLTTEPSEVELEQVTDIGETSQPELANEESLESELTQDSDDVKPEKDEDFNRDDFIDDLFGVAPATDALLDDSLETTDEALIDELMSSDSDALASVEEPALRSEDLVLEDEFDSPSESTQAADEVIPSAEAIQPAEVTPQTEAMSPDESDELDIDSLLSDNSVSDVEMPLDEALEPALSVSSEVSPSSLNDISEDDEETVEDWLAEAIDDVESPANIDSDFDFEPKIQGSDQLDDVVESLPEPEPEPEPEPEPEPEPEPEPEPVRAAHMPEIIPNEFGVPEDDDWLIEDDTAQQETLAQTDEVTEEPVVPAVESLLDAEPQLDSEPQIEAVPQVEVAEQVEEVEQEGEEEFSFDDFELPEFNEEDALAEVDAEVTPEPLAPTVELLLDAEPQLDVEPQVEAAPQADVAEQAEAVEQEDEDEFSFDDFELPEFNEEDAFADADIQAPLEPVTTSVESPDSLEPEVSPLPEISALAPEASAVTPDIKAEEPTVESEEFSFDDFELPEFGEDDALAEVVSEPDEAQLEQDLSDGTEKSEFDDLDLPEYDEESAKADSVLDDIEQSSAEPVAEDQDVELDVLDLPEYGEDEAISDAFAEKPTPLTSFSPQGEEQDALHDLFSNPQSFSHADDFSDTDAFSDVDDLSDAKEPELAAFGQSDELQSSASELNSGPAQSNSAPTVVQDEPLEGFDDFDETALAELLSEDVQDSVDNMFDKPLDATSIDSAGLDIDAMLEVGGEDWKGFNLAPEQQSSMHNDVPDDQQEIWASAEQQPEPKIKQENWAQQDNLTESGNSRDKQYMTIDELMAQVEQEGEDAINPDDEELKLDVGLNEFPDVIGDIGNYDVDSNAEAAGKLDLAKIYIEMSDSQGAIKLLEEAIVDGSDDIRREAKNLIDTINGR
- a CDS encoding aspartate-semialdehyde dehydrogenase, whose protein sequence is MSQEFNIAILGATGAVGETILEVLKERKFPVGEMHLLASERSEGKTSRFNGKTIQVQNVEDFDWSQVHIAFFSAGSELSERWAPIAADEGVVVIDNTSRFRYEYDVPLVVPEVNPEAIAEFRNRNIIANPNCSTIQMVVALKPIHDEVGLERINVSTYQSVSGAGKPGIDELAGQTAKLLNGMPADKSAFSQQIAFNCIPQIDEFTENGYTREEMKMVWETQKIFADSSITVNPTCVRVPVFYGHAESLHIETRAPIAAEQVVQLLENTEGVEVFQALDFPTQVRDAGGKDHVMVGRIRNDISHHSGVNMWVVADNVRKGAATNAVQIAELLIRDYF
- the mnmC gene encoding bifunctional tRNA (5-methylaminomethyl-2-thiouridine)(34)-methyltransferase MnmD/FAD-dependent 5-carboxymethylaminomethyl-2-thiouridine(34) oxidoreductase MnmC → MVSFPRNSYNPYQHIASNHKMIDFMTSITNAELEWNESGTPVSDQFDDVYFSNVNGLEETRYVFLKQNHLPERWVEHQQRRFVIAETGFGTGLNFLAVWQWFDAFLKDNPQAMTKELHFISFEKYPLNKDDLIKAHQSWPELAQYATQLQEHYPIALPECHRIVLGDGAITLDLWFGDIKDCMPNVPTPQEGLVDAWFLDGFAPSKNPEMWNQNLFNGMAKLAKQDCSCATFTAAGFVRRGLIEAGFAMKKVKGFGTKREMIAGRLDEKHAHTNIKPWYGLAQHSDSQDIAIIGGGVASAALAKTLSRRGKDITLYCEHQQAAGNASGNNQGAIYPLLSEATSNVSRIFGPGLLFARQFINQAAQSVNFDHNWCGVNILMWDEGSTKKLNRMLEGNFHTDLIQRLTPEQANEKIGLPVDKESVYFPLGGWLSPLQLTQGLIGKLEETNQVSAHYQHQVTQLEWLEAEQQWLLTIETPHGEIQTKHDQVVVANGHKFTQFEQTRPVPLTPVKGQVSHIPTTENLSQLKTVLCFDGYLTPQNPNNGHHCIGANYDKTNIDQEFDIEVQQHNGERLHGSLPEQAWTKDVDTSGNLARQGIRSVSRDHLPFVGNVGDFESIKEQYQNLHNFNPQRDAIDGIEPVTSYPNLFCFIGLGSRGLSSTPLLAEVLASQICGDPLPLPVDVLEAIHPSRMWIRRLRKGKALTEGWVSTKQASAE
- a CDS encoding 4-phosphoerythronate dehydrogenase — its product is MKILIDENMPYAEALFSQLGEVTMKSGRTLTADDLVDVDALMIRSVTKVNEALISKANKLKFVGTATAGMDHVDQELMKERGIFFTAAPGCNKVGVAEYAFSAMMVLAQQQGFSVFDKTVGIVGAGQVGSYLAKCLEGIGIKVLLNDPLKQQEGDAREFTDLETLLEQSDVITLHTPITKTGEFPTHHMINEKVLNNFRADQILINAARGPIVDNQALKARLQKADGFTAALDVFEFEPEVDMELLPLLAFATPHVAGYGLEGKARGTTMIFNSYCEFLGNELRAYASDLLPIAPVPQMKLDRAWDEATLHNLTQLIYDVRKDDALFRRNISTPGSFDKMRKEYWDRREYSAVELTGDESCNLTPLSKLGFMVKPTL